CGGCAGCCGTAAACACGCGGGTCGAATGAATCGGCCATTTCCTGAATATCAGCCGCACTGATAATGCGCCCGTCGCAGGTGTCGCCCTCGACGCCGATACGAAAGAATTTTGAGACTTTTTTTGCCATCGTCAGCAGTCCTGATTGTGTGTGAAGGAGTCACGTTGATTTCAGGGGCTAGTTTCCCGGCTCGTCCGCTGGTTCGCCATCAGTCACGGATGGCTTGCCCCCTGCACATCAGTACCTTAGCGAATCGCTGACCGCGCTTAAGTAGCCTTGCCCTGTATCCATCACGGCGAGGCATGCATGACCATCACCACCGACACCACACTCTTAAATGACCCGCGACGACAGGCGGCGCTGTTGTACTGGCAGGGCTTTTCCGTGCCACAAATCGCGGAGATGTTGCAGACCAGACGCCCGACGGTGCAGAGCTGGAAACAGCGCGACGGATGGGACGAGACCGCCCCGTTAGACCGGGTGGGAAATACCTTAGAAGCACGGTTAATCCAGCTTTACGCCAAACCGGAGCTGACCGCGCACGACTTCAAGGTCGCTGACTTTCTGGCGCGTCAGATGGAGCGCTTCGCGCGTATTAACCGCTACGGGCAGACCGGCAACGAGGCCGATCTCAATCCGAACGTGGCGAACCGCAACAAAGGCGATCGCAAAAAGCCGAAAAAGAATTTTTTCAGCGAGGAGGCGGTCGAAAAACTGGAGGAGATTTTCTTTGACCAGTCTTTCGCCTATCAGCTCGGCTGGCATAAAGCGGGGCTTGAACACCGCATCCGGCACATTCTCAAATCCCGCCAGATTGGCGCGACGTTTTATTTCGCCCGCGAGGCGCTGTTACGCGCCCTGAAAACCGGCCATAACCAGATATTTTTATCCGCCTCAAAAACGCAGGCGCATGTGTTCCGTAAATACATCATCGCGTTTGCCAGGCTGGTAGATGTTGACCTTACCGGCGATCCGATTGTCATCGGCAACAACGGCGCGGAATTGCTGTTTCTCGGCACCAACTCCAACACCGCGCAGAGCCACAACGGCGACCTGTATGTCGATGAAATTTTCTGGATACCCAACTTCCAGCGGCTGCGCAAAGTGGCGTCGGGCATGGCCTCGCAAAAACACCTGCGCACGACCTATTTTTCGACGCCCTCCTCGCTGGGGCATGGCGCATATCCGTTCTGGTCAGGCGAGCTGTTTAACCGGGGGCGCGCCAGCGCCAGCGAACGGGTTGATATTGATATCAGCCATGCGGCATTAGCGCGCGGCGTGGCCTGCGCAGACGGGCAGTGGCGGCAGATTGTCACCATTGAGGACGCGCTCGCCGGGGGCTGTACCCTGTTTGACCTGGATGCACTGCGCCAGGAGAACAGCGCAGATGACTTCCGCAACCTGTTTATGTGTGAGTTTGTCGATGACAAGGCGTCGGTGTTCCCGTTCGAGGAGCTGCAGCGCTGCATGGTTGACAGCATGGAGGAGTGGGAGGATTACGCGCCGTTCGCCGACCGGCCATTTGGTCATCGCGTGGTGTGGATTGGTTACGACCCGTCGCACCGTGGTGACAGTGCCGGTTGCGTGGTGATCGCGCCGCCGCTGGTTGCCGGGGGTAAATTCCGCATTCTGGAGCGCCATCAGTGGAAAGGAATGGATTTTGCGACACAGGCCGAGTCTATCCGCGAGCTCACGCAAAAATACAACGTGGAATACATCGGGATTGATGCGACCGGGCTCGGTCAGGGCGTGTTTCAGCTTGTGCGCTCCTTCTACCCGGCAGCGCGTGACATTCGCTACACCCCGGAAATGAAAACCGCAATGGTGCTGAAAGCCAAAGACACCATCACGCGCGGTTGCCTCGAATACGACGTGAGCGCAACCGACATCACACAGTCGTTTATGTCCATCCGCAAAACCATGACCAGCAGCGGGCGCAGCGCCACCTATGAGGCCAGCCGCACCGAAGAAGCCAGCCACGCGGATCTCGCCTGGGCCACCATGCACGTACTGATTAACGAACCGCTGACCGCCGCGAGCGGCCAGTCCTCATCCTCAATTCTGGAGTTTTATTAATGGCAAAACGCAACAGGCGCCAGCGTACCCCGACACCGCGCCAGCATACCGCCGCACCCGCGCAGAGTATGGAAGCATTTAC
Above is a genomic segment from Kosakonia radicincitans DSM 16656 containing:
- a CDS encoding terminase ATPase subunit family protein yields the protein MTITTDTTLLNDPRRQAALLYWQGFSVPQIAEMLQTRRPTVQSWKQRDGWDETAPLDRVGNTLEARLIQLYAKPELTAHDFKVADFLARQMERFARINRYGQTGNEADLNPNVANRNKGDRKKPKKNFFSEEAVEKLEEIFFDQSFAYQLGWHKAGLEHRIRHILKSRQIGATFYFAREALLRALKTGHNQIFLSASKTQAHVFRKYIIAFARLVDVDLTGDPIVIGNNGAELLFLGTNSNTAQSHNGDLYVDEIFWIPNFQRLRKVASGMASQKHLRTTYFSTPSSLGHGAYPFWSGELFNRGRASASERVDIDISHAALARGVACADGQWRQIVTIEDALAGGCTLFDLDALRQENSADDFRNLFMCEFVDDKASVFPFEELQRCMVDSMEEWEDYAPFADRPFGHRVVWIGYDPSHRGDSAGCVVIAPPLVAGGKFRILERHQWKGMDFATQAESIRELTQKYNVEYIGIDATGLGQGVFQLVRSFYPAARDIRYTPEMKTAMVLKAKDTITRGCLEYDVSATDITQSFMSIRKTMTSSGRSATYEASRTEEASHADLAWATMHVLINEPLTAASGQSSSSILEFY